The following proteins are co-located in the Bosea sp. AS-1 genome:
- the lipA gene encoding lipoyl synthase, which produces MALVLDLLNRDPRPNAGNPKAETQPAPELRHPEKQKRPENPVLRKPDWIRVKAPGSPKWAETQKIVKAEKLVTVCEEAGCPNIGECWEKKHATFMIMGDTCTRACAFCNVKTGVPQALDLEEPRKVADAVAKLGLEHVVITSVDRDDLKDGGAEHFANVIHAIRKASPSTTIEILTPDFLRKPGALEVVVAAKPDVFNHNLETVPGKYLTVRPGARYFHSLRLLQRVKELDPTIFTKSGIMVGLGEERNEVLQLMDDLRSAEVDFMTIGQYLAPSRKHHAVIRFVTPDEFKSFETIAYAKGFLMVSSTPLTRSSHHAGEDFARLRANRAAKLGS; this is translated from the coding sequence ATGGCGCTTGTTCTCGACCTGCTGAACCGCGATCCGCGGCCCAATGCCGGCAATCCGAAGGCTGAGACCCAGCCGGCGCCGGAACTGCGCCACCCCGAGAAGCAGAAGCGGCCGGAGAACCCAGTCCTGCGCAAGCCGGACTGGATCCGCGTCAAGGCACCGGGCTCGCCGAAATGGGCCGAGACGCAGAAGATCGTGAAGGCCGAGAAGCTGGTCACGGTCTGCGAGGAGGCGGGCTGCCCGAATATCGGCGAGTGCTGGGAAAAGAAGCACGCCACCTTCATGATCATGGGCGACACCTGCACGCGGGCCTGCGCCTTCTGCAACGTGAAGACCGGGGTGCCGCAGGCGCTCGATCTGGAGGAGCCGCGTAAGGTCGCGGATGCCGTCGCCAAGCTCGGACTTGAGCACGTCGTCATCACCTCGGTGGACCGCGATGATCTCAAGGACGGCGGTGCCGAGCATTTCGCCAATGTCATCCACGCCATTCGCAAGGCCTCGCCCAGCACTACCATCGAGATCCTGACGCCGGACTTCCTGCGCAAGCCGGGCGCGCTCGAAGTGGTCGTCGCGGCCAAGCCCGATGTGTTCAACCACAACCTCGAGACCGTGCCGGGCAAGTACCTGACGGTGCGACCGGGCGCGCGCTATTTCCATTCTCTTCGGCTGCTGCAGCGAGTGAAGGAGCTCGACCCGACAATCTTCACTAAATCCGGCATCATGGTCGGTCTCGGCGAGGAGCGGAACGAGGTGCTTCAGCTCATGGACGACCTCCGCTCGGCGGAGGTCGACTTCATGACCATCGGCCAGTACCTGGCGCCTTCGCGCAAGCACCACGCGGTAATCCGCTTCGTCACCCCCGACGAATTCAAGAGTTTCGAGACCATCGCCTATGCCAAGGGCTTCCTGATGGTCTCCTCCACGCCGCTGACCCGCTCCTCGCACCATGCCGGCGAGGATTTCGCCCGGCTGCGCGCGAACCGGGCGGCGAAGCTCGGCAGCTGA
- a CDS encoding GAF domain-containing protein, producing MFEARDIKTDDKAEFYRELAQQLEALLHGEPDPIANAANTSALLYQTMPDLNWAGFYLMRDGELVLGPFQGRPACVRIAVGAGVCGTAVARRSPVLVEDVNAFPGHIACDAASRSELVVPLIGRDGVIGVIDLDSPSVARFDASDQAGIERVAAIYLAACDQVAPPALAKAS from the coding sequence ATGTTCGAGGCGCGCGACATCAAGACCGACGACAAGGCTGAATTCTACCGCGAGCTGGCCCAGCAGCTCGAGGCCCTGCTGCATGGCGAACCGGATCCGATCGCGAATGCTGCCAACACCTCGGCCCTCTTGTACCAGACGATGCCAGACCTGAACTGGGCGGGCTTCTACCTGATGCGCGATGGCGAACTCGTGCTCGGGCCGTTCCAGGGGCGACCTGCCTGCGTACGCATCGCCGTCGGCGCAGGGGTCTGCGGTACCGCGGTGGCACGTCGCAGTCCGGTGCTGGTCGAGGACGTCAACGCGTTTCCAGGGCATATCGCTTGCGATGCGGCGTCGCGCTCCGAGCTGGTCGTGCCTTTGATCGGCCGCGACGGCGTGATCGGCGTCATCGATCTCGATAGCCCCTCGGTCGCCCGCTTCGATGCATCGGATCAGGCCGGCATCGAGCGCGTTGCGGCGATCTATCTCGCCGCCTGCGATCAGGTCGCGCCTCCGGCCCTTGCCAAGGCCTCCTAG
- a CDS encoding class I SAM-dependent methyltransferase has product MDSDGTPAARHADGSAGDADYGRIGRGYASYRQPEPVIAAQIEAALGAAGTILNVGAGAGSYEPRGRNVTAVEPSASMRAQRPADLAVAIDAMAERLPFPDKSFDAAMATFTVHQWQDLAAGLREMRRVTHGPIVILSCDPALVEAFWLTDYAPKVLATEARRYPALDDIGNMLGGRAEIVAVPIPLACQDGFNEAYYGRPEAFLDEGARSACSAWSFVTARENAASIARLRDDLASGAWDDRYGHLRHQPSYDGSLRLVVARG; this is encoded by the coding sequence GTGGATAGCGACGGTACCCCGGCGGCGCGACATGCGGATGGCAGCGCCGGCGATGCCGACTACGGCCGGATCGGGCGCGGCTATGCGTCCTATCGTCAGCCCGAGCCCGTGATCGCGGCACAGATCGAAGCCGCACTCGGAGCTGCCGGAACCATTCTCAATGTCGGCGCCGGCGCGGGCTCCTACGAGCCGCGTGGGCGCAATGTCACCGCCGTCGAGCCCTCAGCCTCGATGCGGGCGCAACGCCCGGCCGATCTCGCCGTCGCGATCGACGCCATGGCCGAGAGATTGCCCTTCCCGGACAAGTCCTTCGACGCCGCCATGGCGACCTTCACCGTGCATCAGTGGCAGGATCTCGCTGCCGGCCTTCGCGAGATGCGCAGGGTGACGCACGGGCCGATCGTCATCCTGTCCTGCGATCCGGCGTTGGTGGAGGCCTTCTGGCTCACCGACTATGCGCCGAAGGTGCTGGCCACCGAGGCGAGGCGCTATCCCGCGCTCGATGATATCGGCAACATGCTCGGCGGCCGCGCCGAGATCGTGGCGGTGCCGATCCCTCTCGCCTGCCAGGACGGGTTCAACGAGGCTTATTACGGCCGCCCCGAAGCCTTTCTCGATGAAGGCGCACGCTCGGCCTGCTCGGCCTGGAGCTTCGTCACCGCCCGGGAGAATGCCGCCTCTATCGCGCGGCTGCGCGACGATCTCGCCTCCGGTGCCTGGGACGACCGTTACGGGCACCTGCGGCACCAGCCGAGCTACGACGGCTCGCTGCGTCTGGTGGTCGCCAGAGGCTGA
- a CDS encoding GlsB/YeaQ/YmgE family stress response membrane protein — MESFAATMAQPGYGFFMTLLIGLIAGWIAERLTSSDHGLFTNMLVGVAGSFVGAKLAELLEVPVFGFWRTLTAAVAGAVVIIVIWNAARGRR; from the coding sequence ATGGAAAGCTTTGCCGCCACCATGGCCCAGCCGGGCTACGGCTTCTTCATGACATTGCTGATCGGCCTCATCGCCGGCTGGATCGCCGAGCGCCTCACCTCGTCGGACCATGGGCTCTTCACCAATATGCTCGTCGGTGTCGCCGGCTCCTTCGTCGGTGCCAAGCTCGCCGAATTGCTGGAGGTCCCGGTCTTCGGATTCTGGCGCACGCTGACGGCGGCAGTCGCCGGCGCCGTCGTCATCATCGTGATCTGGAACGCGGCGCGTGGGCGCAGGTGA
- a CDS encoding SUF system Fe-S cluster assembly protein has translation MALKEDGFKPNEPQLGAGSTLPPEEIDRLTDDIVAALKTVYDPEIPADIYELGLIYRVDIADDRQVTIDMTLTAPGCPVAGEMPGWVENAVSTVNGVASVTVNMTFDPPWDQSRMSDEARVALDMW, from the coding sequence ATCGCCCTGAAGGAAGACGGCTTCAAGCCGAACGAGCCCCAGCTCGGCGCCGGCTCGACGCTGCCGCCGGAGGAGATCGACCGGCTGACGGACGATATCGTCGCGGCGCTGAAGACGGTCTACGATCCGGAGATCCCAGCCGATATTTACGAGCTGGGCCTGATCTATCGCGTCGACATCGCCGATGACCGTCAGGTCACCATCGACATGACCCTGACTGCGCCGGGCTGCCCCGTTGCCGGCGAGATGCCAGGCTGGGTCGAGAACGCTGTCAGCACCGTCAACGGCGTGGCCAGCGTCACCGTCAACATGACCTTCGACCCGCCCTGGGACCAGTCGCGCATGTCCGATGAGGCGCGCGTTGCCCTCGACATGTGGTGA
- a CDS encoding winged helix-turn-helix domain-containing protein, which translates to MPSLSLRIQLDPEGRIGPGKIELLEKIAALGSISAAGRSMEMSYRRAWDLVEELNTLFGQPVVERQVGGKNGGGASLTRLGEALVSRFRAVEKAAADAAAEHLAALQAEIEPPGRR; encoded by the coding sequence GTGCCCTCGCTCAGCTTGCGCATCCAGCTCGACCCCGAGGGCCGTATCGGTCCGGGCAAGATCGAGCTGCTCGAAAAGATCGCGGCGCTGGGGTCGATCTCGGCTGCGGGGCGCTCCATGGAGATGTCCTATCGGCGCGCCTGGGACCTCGTCGAGGAACTCAACACGCTGTTCGGCCAGCCGGTGGTGGAGCGCCAGGTCGGCGGCAAGAATGGCGGCGGTGCCAGTCTGACCCGTCTCGGCGAGGCGCTGGTGAGCCGTTTTCGAGCGGTGGAGAAGGCGGCCGCCGATGCTGCGGCCGAGCATCTCGCCGCGCTCCAGGCTGAGATCGAGCCGCCCGGGCGTCGCTGA
- a CDS encoding NUDIX domain-containing protein yields MPCPDRLIRIAAALLTDSRGRLLLVRKHGTESFMQPGGKIEPNEEPRAALLRELREELGLTEERDSLIYLGTLAAPAANEPGFTVEAELYRLVSDRPPKPAAEIAEIAWLSSDATTTVTLAPLTRDHVLPLWRSRE; encoded by the coding sequence ATGCCCTGCCCCGACCGCCTCATCCGCATCGCCGCGGCCCTGCTCACCGATAGCCGTGGCCGTCTTCTCCTGGTGCGAAAGCACGGAACGGAGAGCTTCATGCAGCCGGGCGGCAAGATTGAGCCGAATGAGGAGCCCCGCGCGGCACTGCTGCGCGAGCTGCGGGAAGAGCTCGGGCTGACGGAAGAGCGCGACTCGCTGATCTACCTCGGAACGCTGGCAGCGCCGGCTGCCAACGAACCGGGCTTCACGGTGGAGGCGGAGCTGTATCGGCTGGTTTCGGACAGACCTCCGAAGCCTGCAGCGGAAATCGCCGAAATCGCATGGCTGTCTTCGGATGCGACGACGACTGTCACACTGGCGCCATTGACCCGCGACCATGTGCTGCCGCTTTGGCGCTCCCGCGAATGA